A window of the Fusarium poae strain DAOMC 252244 chromosome 3, whole genome shotgun sequence genome harbors these coding sequences:
- a CDS encoding hypothetical protein (TransMembrane:5 (o60-80i133-156o218-237i249-273o293-323i)) has translation MTNTAMVALNELDARHIQNMSDAQTLIPHWGYADRALPCTNDKGSCEYLDLVYSAHDYGMLYSAILWATILGIIFIWALLRFVGKPSAPAIASGANPKAGLTKLRRSIASFTRRYLLPDACRAIFGRTTRFQVAVLTALVIYLTIWSFVGMTYHTWITPVKNMPGVYNTRTSLGPWSDRLGILAYALTPLSVLLASRESILSLVTGVPYQSFMFMHRWLGYVIFVQSALHTIAWCVVEIRLYQPQPDVAAAWITQVYMIWGVVAMTLLLLLLVGSTPWGIRLTGYEFFRKSHYVLAMVYIGACWAHWNLLKCFLLPSLILWFIDRGFRFLRTAYLHYHHLPSGNMGFQAAQATITRFPDEEHGDILRFDLQNDQDPWKIGQHYFLCFTESSIWQSHPFTPINAPYVENGVVKHSYIMRARGGETKKMAQLAAKKFQASETATTSVILTGAYGETTMDHVAPDTNIVCVAGGTGIAYVLPVLLELARSPISRDRKIELIWAIRHATDAEWVQQEMDLLQQARKALNLKIRVFATRDASSRTSSKVQVEDEKDAKDTSRPVASSTSSASDVIDESCACGTDVPVRKIGQGIEDEDRHPNLPKLITDFVGNTITGPTTVFASGPGGMISDLRTIVAGCNSAGQVWKGNERFDVKLVCDDRLEW, from the coding sequence ATGACAAACACCGCAATGGTGGCTCTGAACGAGCTGGATGCTCGCCACATCCAAAACATGAGCGATGCTCAAACGCTTATTCCTCACTGGGGATATGCTGATCGTGCCCTTCCTTGCACAAACGACAAGGGCTCTTGCGAGTATCTTGACCTCGTCTATAGCGCCCACGACTACGGCATGCTCTACAGTGCAATCCTCTGGGCTACTATCCTCGGAATCATCTTCATCTGGGCACTTCTTCGCTTCGTCGGCAAACCTTCAGCCCCTGCAATCGCTTCTGGTGCGAACCCTAAAGCAGGTCTCACCAAGCTTCGTCGCAGCATCGCCTCCTTCACTAGACGATATCTTCTCCCGGATGCTTGCCGCGCCATTTTCGGCCGAACTACCCGCTTCCAAGTTGCTGTACTCACAGCTCTTGTGATTTACCTCACTATTTGGAGCTTTGTCGGCATGACGTATCATACTTGGATCACGCCTGTCAAGAACATGCCTGGAGTGTACAACACTCGCACTTCTCTCGGTCCTTGGTCCGATCGACTTGGCATCCTTGCGTATGCATTAACTCCTCTATCTGTTCTGTTAGCGAGCCGAGAGTCTATCCTGTCTCTCGTCACTGGTGTACCCTACCAGAGCTTCATGTTTATGCACCGCTGGTTAGGTTATGTTATTTTCGTCCAAAGCGCCCTTCACACCATTGCTTGGTGTGTTGTCGAGATCCGTTTATATCAGCCTCAGCCCGACGTTGCCGCTGCATGGATTACCCAGGTATACATGATATGGGGTGTCGTGGCAATGACTCTGCTCCTTCTTCTGCTCGTTGGTAGCACACCCTGGGGAATTCGCCTTACGGGCTATGAGTTCTTCCGCAAGTCTCACTACGTCCTCGCCATGGTCTACATTGGTGCCTGCTGGGCTCACTGGAATCTGCTCAAGTGCTTTTTGCTGCCATCTCTTATCCTTTGGTTCATTGACCGTGGCTTCCGATTCCTTCGAACCGCTTACCTCCACTACCATCACCTTCCCTCTGGCAACATGGGTTTCCAGGCCGCTCAGGCCACTATCACTAGGTTCCCTGATGAGGAGCACGGTGATATTCTGCGATTCGATCTCCAGAACGACCAGGACCCTTGGAAGATTGGTCAGCACTATTTCCTCTGCTTCACCGAAAGCAGTATCTGGCAATCTCACCCCTTCACTCCCATCAATGCTCCTTACGTCGAGAACGGCGTTGTGAAGCATTCGTACATTATGCGCGCCCGAGGAGGTGAAACCAAGAAGATGGCCCAGCTGGCCGCCAAGAAGTTCCAAGCTTCTGAGACAGCCACTACCTCTGTCATCCTCACTGGCGCATATGGTGAGACCACCATGGACCACGTTGCGCCCGACACCAATATTGTCTGTGTTGCTGGTGGTACTGGTATTGCCTATGTCCTCCCTGTCCTCCTCGAGCTCGCCCGATCACCCATCTCCCGAGACCGCAAGATTGAACTCATCTGGGCCATCCGCCACGCCACGGACGCCGAGTGGGTTCAGCAAGAGATGGATCTTTTGCAACAAGCCCGAAAGGCCCTCAACCTCAAGATCCGAGTCTTCGCTACACGAGACGCTAGTAGCAGGACCAGCTCCAAGGTCCAGGTGGAAGACGAGAAGGATGCCAAGGATACTTCCAGACCAGTTGCCTCATCTACGTCCTCGGCGTCTGACGTGATTGATGAGAGCTGTGCTTGCGGGACTGATGTCCCCGTCCGTAAGATCGGACAAGGTATCGAGGACGAGGACCGTCACCCCAACCTTCCTAAGCTTATCACCGACTTTGTGGGTAACACCATCACCGGTCCCACGACAGTCTTTGCTAGTGGCCCCGGAGGCATGATTAGTGATCTGCGCACGATTGTGGCCGGTTGCAACTCTGCTGGACAGGTCTGGAAGGGCAACGAACGATTCGATGTCAAGCTGGTCTGCGACGACCGCCTGGAATGGTAA
- a CDS encoding hypothetical protein (TransMembrane:3 (o39-58i110-130o136-157i)), translating to MDHGAMGGDGAACKVEMLWNWNTIDACFLASSWQIKNQGMMAATCIGVILLVILVEFFRRLGKEYDALLQRGFQRQATTHSVALAAAGCTGAVVPTRQTLTYRASPLQQFIRAFIHAATFAGAYIVMLLAMYFNGYVIISIFIGAGLGKFFCDWLVVRIDMDGLEGPEDKSKGIEETTVCCG from the exons atggaCCACGGAGCTATGGGCGGCGATGGCGCGGCCTGCAAGGTCGAG ATGTTGTGGAATTGGAACACGATTGACGCGTGCTTCCTTGCATCATCTTGGCAGATCAAGAATCAAGGCATGATGGCCGCTACTTGCATCGGCGTTATCCTTTTGGTAATTCTCGTCGAGTTCTTCCGTCGTCTAGGAAAGGAATATGATGCTCTCCTCCAGCGCGGCTTCCAGCGCCAAGCTACGACTCACAGCGTTGCTCTCGCCGCCGCCGGATGCACGGGAGCAGTTGTGCCCACACGACAGACTTTGACCTACCGAGCATCACCTCTCCAGCAGTTTATCCGCGCCTTTATCCACGCCGCtacctttgcaggagcttacATTGTCATGCTTTTGGCCATGTACTTTAATGGCTACGTGATTATCAGCATTTTTATCGGTGCCGGCTTGGGCAAGTTCTTTTGCGACTGGCTTGTCGTGAGAATCGATATGGACGGTTTGGAGGGCCCAGAGGACAAGTCAAAGGGAATCGAAGAGACCACTGTGTGCTGTGGTTAG